CTTCGTCGAACCAGCAGCTAGAAAGCATCGGACGCGGCGCCCCTGAGATACCGAATCTGGAGGGATGCCTCCGGCGTGAAACGGAGCAGACACCGGAAAGCGGATCGGTGGTCGTCGGGTCGCGACGTTTTATGAAGGTAGAGCTCGGCGATGCAGTCCCGCCAGCGGAGAAGCTCGCTGCGTAGAGTCGGTTTCGTCTGTGTCCGAACGGTCAAGTCGGTGAGTTGTAGTACCCGCTCGTAGCAGGTCTTGATCTTCTCCACGTCCTTAGAGGCAACGAGCGACGACCCTCGATTCATTTCGTTTGCAATCATGAGAATCTGCTGGTCGAACGTAAACTGCGACCAACGCTCCTCGCTGAGCTCCGAATGCTGGGGCATCAGAGCTCTTCGCCAGCTCCGATGAGAGCGAATGTGATCTCGCGCACCATCTCCCTCGTGTTGGGATCCTGTATCTCCATGCTGGGATTGTTCTGGGAGGGCCTGATATTAATGAGCGCGGTGTATTCGATGCACTGGTCCGGTCCGCGGCCCGGATAGTAGTTTGCTCCCCAGAGGTCTCGCTGCTGGCTGCCGGAATCCAGCAGAAGCAGCTCTGCATCCGCGTGAAGTTCCCCCCCGATGGCGGCCATTCGCCTTCGGACATCGACCACATACTTGACCATGTCACGAAAGTAGGTCTCCACGAGGCGGGCAAGATCACCTCGATCGATACGCGACGAGACGATCAGGATGCCCCGTGGATCTGCCATCGTTGACGATTGTACTGGATGCGGACGGGCCGAGCACGACCTCGTTTAATCCGGTCGGCAGACGAGCTTCTGAACACCTCACTCGCGCGCCCGGGGCGTGAGCTTTGTCTCCTGACGCTCGCCATCTCTCAGAAAAACCACGGTCACCGGCTCACCGACCTTGACGACGTCGAGCGCGAACGTGTAATCGTAGATATTCGTGATCTTCTGTCCCGCCATCTCGACGATGACGTCCCCCGCCTGAAGACCCGCCTCCTCGGCGGGGCCGCCCTCGATGACCCCGCTCAGGAGAAGACCGTCGACTTCGGTCGTGTAGTCCGGTATCGTCCCGGTGAAGGCGCGCAGGGTATCTCGGCTGCCTCCCGATTGTTGTTTCCGAGCCACTTTGACGAACTCGGGGCGCTCGTTCAGCTCCGAAAGCTTCCGCGCGAGGAGCGTGCCGAAGTCGACGACCCGGCCGAGGTCGTCGTAATTGATCAGCTCGGGACGGTCCGCCGGCCGATGGTACTCGGAATGGCTTCCGGTGAAGAAGTTGATCGAGGGGATCGACGCCTGGTTGAAGCTCGTCACATCGGTCGGAAGATAGGGGTCTTCACTGAGCTCGATATCGAACCCGATCGGCACGTTGGTCTGCTCGACGAGGCGAGGCCAGACGGGACTCGTCCCTACGGCCTGGAGGACGAGCTTGTTGTCACGCATCCGCCCCACCATGTCGAAGTTGACGTAGGCGACGATCTTCTCGGTAGGTATGGCCTGAGACCTCACGAAATCGGTTGAGCCCAGAAGTCCGAGCTCTTCGCCCGACCAGAACGCGACCGCCACCGAGGACGAGAGCTCGACGTTTCGCAAGCGCTCGGCGATGCTCAAAACTGCAGAGACCCCCGAGGCGTTGTCGTCGGCCCCTGCATGCACCTTTCCCGCTTCGTCTTTCCTCGCAAGGGAGTTTCCGTCTCCGCCTCGGCCCAGGTGATCGAAGTGGGCCCCGAGCACCACGAAGCGATCGAGGTCCTTGCCAGGGATGATGCCGGCGACATTGCTTCCGGTCTTGGTCTCGCGCTCGAGTCGCACGTCCAGCTTCACCTCGACGTTCTCGAGGGCGAACCCCGAAACGTGCGGGTTCGCGGTGTCGAGCTCCTTTTGGACGTCGGAGAGGATCTTGCCCGAGGGAGCGAGAAGTTTGTCGGCGACCTCACTCGTGATGCTCGCGGCCACGATGCCGGATCCCGCAGCGGCCGTATCGAAGCTCATGCCCACGAGCTCCCCCGCATTCGGCGAGCGGGGTCCGGTGACGACCAGCAGCCCCTTCGCGCCACGCTCGCGGGCGCCCAGCGCTTTGAATCGGAGGCCCGAATAGCGGGCGAGCACGCTCTTGACATCGGCGGACGCGTCCTCGGGGAAGTAGCGCAGAACGAGAACGATCTTTCCCTCCACGTCGAGCCCGTGATAGCTGTCGTAACCAAAGCTCTGGCTCTCGGGAACGGTGATTCCGTAACCCGCGAACACGACTTCCCCCGAAACCTCCCCCGTGTCCGAGAAAGACATTCCCCGGAGCCCGGAAGCGGGCGCGGCCCAATCGCCGATCGAAAACGTCGAGCCCATGTCCTTCACGCCGGCGGTGAAAGGAAACGGCAGGCGAAAGTCCGACTGGCCAGGAATTGGACGCAGGCCCAGTCGCTTCAATTCGGAAACGAGGTAGTCGGCAGCCCGACTCGCCCCATCCGTACCCGTGAGGCGCCCCTCCATCGTTTCCGCGGCGAGCGCCGTGACATGCGTCTCCACGTCCACCGACTGGCCCCATGCCACACCCAGCGAGAGCGACCACAGGGCGACGGCGGGCGCAGATTTCATGGGACAGCCCCCCCTCGAACGGGAGAAGCCTCGAGCGCTTCGATGGCCCGTTCGTGGTTCCAGCTCGCGAGAAAAATCTGTCCGCCGCTTCCGCCGGCGCGGTTCGAAGTCCAGGCGAGCTGACGGCCGTCGGGCGAAGGCACGGGGAGCGCGTCGAACCCGTCCGTGTAGGTGACGCGCACGGGCTCCTTCTCACCTTCGATATCCACGATGTAAATCTCGAAATTGGTGAACCCCAGCTTGTTGGAGGCGAAGAAGACGTACTCGCCCGAGGGATGAGCGTAGGGGGCCCAGCTCATCGCACCAAAATCCGTGAGCTGACGCACGTCAGTACCATCGGGCTTCATGGTGAAAACGTCGGCAACGAGGCCGTCTTCGTCGAATCGCCGCCAAACGATTCTCGATCCATCGGCGACGAAAAAGGGTCCCCCGTCGTAACCCGGAACGTCCGTGAGCCTCCTCAGACCGGAGCCGTCCGCTCTCATGAGGTAGAGATCGCCGAAATAGGAGGGGTTCACTTCGAGCAGATTCCGTTCCTTCTCGGTCAGGTCGCGGTCATAGGCCCCACGCGTGGAGGTGAAGACGATCCACGCGCCGTCGGGCGAATAGCTCGCCTCGGCGTCGTATCCGCGGACGTCGGTCAGTCTCTTCAGGACGCCTTCCTTTCGCTCGTAGACGTAGAGCTCCATCTC
This sequence is a window from Vicinamibacteria bacterium. Protein-coding genes within it:
- a CDS encoding M20/M25/M40 family metallo-hydrolase; its protein translation is MKSAPAVALWSLSLGVAWGQSVDVETHVTALAAETMEGRLTGTDGASRAADYLVSELKRLGLRPIPGQSDFRLPFPFTAGVKDMGSTFSIGDWAAPASGLRGMSFSDTGEVSGEVVFAGYGITVPESQSFGYDSYHGLDVEGKIVLVLRYFPEDASADVKSVLARYSGLRFKALGARERGAKGLLVVTGPRSPNAGELVGMSFDTAAAGSGIVAASITSEVADKLLAPSGKILSDVQKELDTANPHVSGFALENVEVKLDVRLERETKTGSNVAGIIPGKDLDRFVVLGAHFDHLGRGGDGNSLARKDEAGKVHAGADDNASGVSAVLSIAERLRNVELSSSVAVAFWSGEELGLLGSTDFVRSQAIPTEKIVAYVNFDMVGRMRDNKLVLQAVGTSPVWPRLVEQTNVPIGFDIELSEDPYLPTDVTSFNQASIPSINFFTGSHSEYHRPADRPELINYDDLGRVVDFGTLLARKLSELNERPEFVKVARKQQSGGSRDTLRAFTGTIPDYTTEVDGLLLSGVIEGGPAEEAGLQAGDVIVEMAGQKITNIYDYTFALDVVKVGEPVTVVFLRDGERQETKLTPRARE
- a CDS encoding DUF5674 family protein, whose amino-acid sequence is MADPRGILIVSSRIDRGDLARLVETYFRDMVKYVVDVRRRMAAIGGELHADAELLLLDSGSQQRDLWGANYYPGRGPDQCIEYTALINIRPSQNNPSMEIQDPNTREMVREITFALIGAGEEL